One stretch of Sebastes umbrosus isolate fSebUmb1 chromosome 5, fSebUmb1.pri, whole genome shotgun sequence DNA includes these proteins:
- the LOC119487868 gene encoding uncharacterized protein LOC119487868 gives MSTSGLQATNRQNVKELDSMKESISDIINQLQDIDPTRLSFSPFLDLDTQISLAPVSDSPESSVEELHSSSHSVSGSQRSLEPPPANIQPRSSAPCHQQPSDDLPVEPRADQTEEGELLDQTLSSPIITAHNLDDATENCISYPTPASQGDIPNGTDTPRWSPESTNLDCTVDEGRPLIGPPPESVELTVWSSEGRGETCEAAGEASDRGQCCCRCCQCKCCQSGRVPAFLSVLASLLCAAGLLYALYFYVPIKPPDCPDSVSRIVFTLCCCVVAAVPILLAMLMGAVCQFCTASFSLQESFPRRRAVHQLFVTASLEQLLLYVLNLLVMAALLPEDQLKLVPILVTMFVFGRLVYWVSLNVCSSWRGFGSGLTVFPLLAMVALNLFLMYTLHLKEPLFVSQDVLYNQVTPSSWSGETSQSPSGKPDILPTDILVAQ, from the exons ATGAGCACCTCGGGGCTTCAGGCCACTAACCGGCAGAATGTGAAGGAGCTCGACAGCATGAAGGAGTCCATCAGCGACATCATCAACCAGCTCCAGGACATCGACCCGACCCGGCTCTCCTTCTCCCCCTTCCTGGACCTGGACACTCAGATCTCCTTGGCGCCGGTGTCAGACAGCCCCGAGTCCTCGGTGGAGGAGCTGCACTCGTCCTCCCACTCCGTCTCCGGCTCCCAGCGCTCCCTTGAACCGCCACCAGCAAACATTCAGCCGAGGA GCTCTGCTCCGTGCCACCAGCAGCCCAGCGACGACCTCCCAGTGGAGCCACGAGCGGATCAGACGGAGGAGGGGGAGCTGCTGGATCAAACTCTTTCCAGTCCGATCATCACAGCGCACAATTTGGACGACGCCACGGAAAACTGCATCAGCTATCCAACCCCGGCCTCTCAGGGAGACATTCCCAACGGCACAGACACACCGAGATGGAGTCCAGAATCCACCAATCTGGACTGCACCGTGGATGAGGGTCGGCCTCTGATAGGCCCACCACCGGAGAGCGTGGAGCTGACAGTGTGGAGCTCAGAGGGGCGGGGAGAGACTTGCGAGGCTGCGGGGGAGGCTTCAGATCGGGGACaatgctgctgccgctgctgccaGTGTAAATGCTGTCAGAGCGGCCGAGTTCCCGCTTTCCTCTCAGTCCTGGCCTCTCTTCTGTGTGCAGCTGGGCTCCTCTATGCACTCTATTTCTACGTCCCCATTAAACCCCCCGACTGCCCCGACTCAGTCAGCCGCATCGTTTTCACCCTCTGCTGCTGCGTGGTGGCAGCCGTCCCCATCCTGCTCG CGATGCTCATGGGCGCAGTGTGCCAGTTCTGCACGGCCTCCTTCAGTCTGCAGGAGTCGTTTCCCAGGAGACGGGCGGTGCACCAGCTGTTTGTCACGGCGTCCTTGGAACAGTTACTCCTCTACGTCCTCAACCTCCTCGTTATGGCCGCTTTACTGCCTGAAGACCAGCTGAAGTTGGTGCCTATACTGGTCACCATGTTCGTCTTTGGAAG GCTTGTTTACTGGGTCAGCCTGAACGTGTGCAGCTCCTGGCGAGGCTTCGGCTCCGGCCTGACCGTCTTCCCGCTCCTCGCCATGGTGGCTCTCAATCTGTTCCTCATGTACACCCTGCATCTCAAAGAGCCACTTTTTGTCTCTCAGGACGTCCTCTATAATCAGGTCACCCCCTCTTCCTGGTCAGGGGAGACATCACAGAGCCCGAGTGGCAAACCAGACATCCTACCCACAGACATCCTGGTCGCTCAGTGA
- the ndufs7 gene encoding NADH dehydrogenase [ubiquinone] iron-sulfur protein 7, mitochondrial — MAALAVPRLAMFGCFSTRPISVFAVHQRSLHNSAKSENTTTSVVPVREKSTAVAAAKPAAVASSKGEYVITKLDDLVNWARRSSLWPMTFGLACCAVEMMHMAAPRYDMDRFGVVFRASPRQSDVMIVAGTLTNKMAPALRKVYDQMPEPRYVISMGSCANGGGYYHYSYAVVRGCDRIIPVDIYVPGCPPTAEALLYGTLQLQKKIKREKKMKIWYRK, encoded by the exons ATGGCGGCCCTAGCTG TGCCTCGCCTGGCCATGTTTGGCTGCTTTTCAACAAG GCCTATTTCAGTGTTTGCTGTTCATCAGAGGAGTCTGCACAACAGTGCAAAAAGCGAGAATACCACCACGAG TGTGGTTCCAGTCAGAGAGAAGAGCACGGCAGTGGCAGCAGCCAAACCAGCAGCTGTAGCCAGCAGCAAGGGGGAGTATGTTATCACTAAGCTGGACGACTTGGTGAACTGGGCACGCAGG AGCTCTCTGTGGCCCATGACCTTCGGCCTGGCATGCTGCGCCGTGGAGATGATGCACATGGCGGCGCCTCGTTACGACATGGATCGCTTCGGAGTGGTGTTCAGAGCGAGTCCCCGACAGTCTGATGTCATGATCGTGGCGGGAACGCTGACAAATAAGATGGCTCCGGCTCTGCGGAAG GTGTATGACCAGATGCCTGAGCCCAGATACGTCATTTCCATGGGAAG CTGTGCTAACGGAGGAGGCTACTACCACTACTCCTACGCTGTCGTCAGAGGTTGCGACCGAATCATACCGGTGGACATTTATGTTCCAG GTTGCCCCCCCACTGCAGAGGCTCTCCTCTACGGGACTTTACAGCTGCAGAAGAAAATCAAACGTGAGAAGAAGATGAAAATCTGGTATCGGAAGTGA